The Mycolicibacterium mucogenicum DSM 44124 genomic sequence AAACCGATCGACGACGACGTGCTCGGTGCGGTCGCCGTATTGCGGGACACCCTGCGCGACGGCCTCGCCGCGACGCTGGCACCGCACCTCACCCGGCACGAGATCGCCGCGTTGCAGGCGAGAGTTGTTGAGCTGCTTGACAATCCGATCATGCCCAGCCCGGATCGGCACCGGCCGATCCCGTGGCCGGCCTTTTGATCGCAGTTTGCACACAGGTAGCGATTTGCGTAGTGATTTCGGCAGCCCTACCGATCGGTAGTGCTCTAGGCTCGTCGGCATGACCGACCACGACAAGGCCGCAGCCCGCCGCGAGATCACCGATGCCCTCCAGAAAGCACTGGACCGCCGGCACGAGGTGCTGGACGTCATCGTCGAAGCCGACAACAAGGCCGCCGCCGTTGATGCCATCGCCACGCTGCTGGGCACCTCGCATGCCGGCGGCGAGCAGGTCATGGCGATGTCCTTCGATCTGCTGACCAAGGACGCCCGCAAGCGCATCGCCGACGAGCTCGAAGACCTGAACAGCCAGCTGTCTTTCACAGTGAAAGACCGCCCCGCCAGCTTCGGGGACAACCTGTCGCTGCGCCCGTTCTCCGGTGCCGACGACCGCGACATCTTCGCCACCCGCACCGCCGATGTCGGTGCTTCCGGTGACGGCTCGGGCCGTGCTGCCGGCGACCTGGACGACGAGATCAAGGCCGCTCTCGGCCGCGTCAACGCCGAGGAAGCGGTGTGGTTCGTCGCCGAGGAAGACGGCGCCAAGGTCGGCATGGTGTTCGGTGAACTGGTCGGCGGCGAGGTCAACGTCCGGATCTGGGTCCACCCGGAATACCGCCACCGTGGCTACGGCACCGCGGCGCTGCGCCGGTCGCGGTCGGAGATGGCGTCGTACTTCCCGGCCGTGCCCATGGTCGTCCGCGCTCCGGGAGCCACCCCGAGTTAGGCTGTGCCGCAACGGAAAAGGGCTCCGGGGATCTCCCGGAGCCCTTTTCGTGCCTGTGGGCGGCTCAGCCGGAGTACGGCTTGGCCTTCACCGGCGGGGAAGCGACAGTGACGGGCTCGACGCTGCTGGGCGTCGTCGGAGTGGCGGTCGCGCCCATGTTGATATCGGCGACCGTCGGCTGGGTGTATTCGCCGGAACTCGAACCGTGACCCGACGAGGCGACGGGCGTGTTGTCCGGCGCAGGTGCGTTGGTCACGCCGAGTACGCCCATCGTCACTGCTGCGGCGATGCCCACGAATCCGAATGTCTTCGCCACCTTCATGACGTCCTCCTTAATGACTACTCGGTAAATAGTTGTTCGAAATGTTATGAGGCCTATTTCGGCAGGACCTGCCAGCAGCCTGCAACGTGCCTGTGAATAGGCGATTTCGGCTGTGACCTTGCCCTCGGCGATACTCATGGGCATGGCGGACAGCGAGCGCAGTGATGTCACGCTGGCCGCCGAGGTCGCGCAGGAGGCAGGGGAGTTCCTGCTGTCGGTCCGCGACCGGCTCGGCTCCCACGATCCGTACACCCTCGGCGCGGCAGGCGACCGGCACGCCAACACGCTGATTCTCGACCGGCTGCGCACGGCGCGCCCCGACGACGCCATCCTGTCGGAGGAGGCCGCCGACGACCTCGTCCGGCTCCGCTCGGACCGGGTGTGGATCGTCGACCCGGTCGACGGCACCCGCGAGTTCGGGCGGGGCCGGCCGGACTGGGCCGTCCACATCGCGCTGTGGCAGCGCGACGGCACCCCGCACGGGTCCATTACCGACGCGGCTGTCGCGCTACCCGCGCACGGCGAGGTGCACCGCACCGACACGGTGACCGGACCGCCGCCGCGTCGTCCCGGCCCCATTCGCGTCGCCACCAGTACCTACCGGCCGCCGGCCATCGTCTGGTGGCTGCGCGATGTGCTCGACATGGAGCTCGTCGGCATCGGCTCGGCCGGCGCCAAGGCCATGGCTGTGGTGCGCGGCGACGTCGACGCCTACGTGCACGCCGGCGGGCAGTGGGAATGGGATTCGGCGGCACCGGCCGGCGTGGTGCAGGCGGCGGGGCTGTTCGCGTCGCGCCTGGACGGCTCGCCGCTGCGGTACAACCGGCCCGACCCCTACCTGCCGGACTTCGTCATGTGCCGCCCGGAGTTCGCCGACTCGTTGCTCGAGGCGGTGCGCCAAGTGTCTCGTGGACCGAGTTGACGCGGTCGATGCGCTGTGCGCCGTCAGGCGTGAGGGCCAGGACGCGATCGGAGAGAACGGCAACGAGGCTCATCACCGCAGCGTGACTGTCGAACGCGCCGGGGGAGACGTTGGGGCATTCGAGCCACCACGTGGAGCGTGGCGCGAGCGCACGCAGTTGGTCATCGGCGAAGAGCGCCAACGGAATTCGCGACTCGCGAGCCCAGTCGACGAGTTCTTTGGCCCACCGGCCGTGGCGCCGGAACGACATCGCGATGACGAGGTCCCGCTCATCGAAGTCCGCGATGTCCTCGGCGACGGACTGACCCGAACTGGGCGCCAGCCAGGTGTCGGGCCGGATTTGTGCGAGGTTCAGCCTCAGCACGGTTGCCGCGGCCAGGCTGCTCCGGTAGCCGCAGACGGCGACGCGACGGGAAGTGGCGATCTTCTCTGCGACAGCCTCGACCACGGCCTCATCCAGCAGCGCATGCATGGCGTGCAGGTTCGCGATGTCCTGCGAGATGATGGCGCTGACGTCGGGCGCGCGCTCGATGGCGACGGGCACACCTGATCGCCGCAGGGCACGCAGGTGCTCACGCATGGCGTCGAAGCTGCTGAATTCCAGGGCGCGCACCAGCCGGGAGAACGTCGCCTTCGAGACGTCGGCCATGGTGGCGAGTTCGCTGGCGCGATAGGTACCGGCATCGCCCGCATGCGCGAGCAGCACATCGGCAGCGCGGCGTTCCTGCGGGCTAAGGGACGCATAGCAATTCGCGATTCTCGCCTCCAGCGAGTCCGGCTCGTCCGCGCGCATCAGCTGCCCCTGTAGGTGGTGTATGCGAACGGGCTGAGCAACAGCGCGACGTGCGTATGGCCCGCTCCGACCGTGACGTGCACGTCGACGGCGGGGTACAACGTCTCCCGACCGGCACTCGCGAACCAGGCACCCGTCGCGAAATGCAGTAAATAGTCACCGGGATTCAGTGGGACGTCCCAACGAATTCGGCCGTCTTCGTCGGTGTGCGCGGTCGCCACCTGCTCGTTCATTCGGCTCAGGACGACCTCGAGATCCGCGGCGGGTTTCCCGCGGGCGGCGTCGAGCACATGAGTGGACAGGGATGTCTGCTTGGCCGGCGATGTCATGGCGTCACCCTTTCTGCCAGGCGGAGCAGTGCGATCTCACGAAGCTGGCCGATGGCGATGGCGGCTTCCTCCTCGCGGTCGAGTGACAGCCGATATCGCAGGGCGTCATAGATGTCGGCAGCACTGCGGCCCTTCGCGCGGATGAGGAAAATGCGCCCGAACTTCGCTTCATAGTCCGCGTTGGCCCTGGCCATCGTTGTCGCAAGCTCGTCGGGCATGGCCGGCTGTTCGCCGCGCGAGAGGCCGGACTCGACCGATGTTCCGTCGGCTCGTTCACCGATGCGCGGGTGTTGTGCCAGTGCCTGGTCCAGGTTGTCGACGCTCCAGTCGGCGGCGGCGCGCGCGGCCGTCGACTCGAGTTCGTTGATGGTCGCAAAAGGCCGCGCGGCGACAACCGCGCTGAGCCAGGACGCAATATCGGCGCAGGGACGCAGCACCTCTTCGGCTTCCTCAGGCAACGCAGAGTTGAAGGTCTGAAGATCCATGGACTGAATCTAGCGTTGCAGCAAAGATTCGCCCTGACGAGATTGTTACGATCCGTTTACGTCCAGGTCCAGGCCATTCCGGCCATTTGTGGGGCGGAAACACCGTCACACGGTTGAAACGAAATGGTGACGCCACAACAAAAACTGAAACGTACGTTGCAGCGGTAAGCCGTTTCAACGTGCGTCAGGGGAAATCGTGGCAGTGGGTGACATCGTCCTCGGGTCGAATCAGTACGGCAAGGCGGAGAACCGCCTCGTGCGCATCGTCCGGGACACCCCCGTACATCGCATCATCGATCTGAACGTCACCTCGCAGTTGCGGGGCGATTTCAGCGCATGCCACTACGCGGGTGACAACTCGCACGTCGTCGCGACTGACACGCAGAAGAACACCGTGTACGCCTACGCGAAAGAAGTGGGCGTGAAGTCGCCCGAGGATTTCCTGATCGCCCTGGGCCGGCACTTCGTCGGTGATTTCGAGTGGGTCACCGGAGGCCGTTGGGAGGCAGAGGAATACGCGTGGGAGCGAATCGTCGTCGACGGCAAGCCGCACGACCACTCGTTTGTGCGGGCCGGCAAGTTCGTCAGGACGACGGTCGTCCAGATGGCCGGCGACACGACGTGGGTGGTGTCCGGCATCAAGGACTGCGTCGTGCTCAAGTCGACCGGATCGGAGTTCCACGGCTTCCCCCGCGACAAATACACCACGCTGGTCGAGACGGACGACCGCATCATGGCCACGTCCATCACCGCCTGGTGGCGCTACCTGAGCACTGACACCGACCTCGACTTCAACGCGCTGCACGAGGCCATCACCGAGGTCGTGCTCGCCACGTTCGCCGGCGTCCACTCGCTCGCGTTGCAACAGACGCTGTTCGAGATCGGCAAGGCGATCCTCGAGAAGTTCGACGTGGTCGCCGAAGTGAAGTTGTCATGTCCCAACAAGCACCACTTCGTCGTCGACCTCAGCCCGTTCGGTCTGGAGAACCCGAACGAGGTCTTCTACGCCGCCGACCGGCCGTACGGCTTGATCCAGGCCACCATCACCCGCGAAGGCGCGGATCAGGTGCCGGAGGCGTGGGCCACGATTCCAGGTTTCTGCTGAGCCATGGACCTGCACACCATCAGCCGGTATCGATTCGCGCGAACACGCGACGACCTGCGCCTTGCCGACGGCGAATCTTTCGTCGCCGGGGGGACGTGGACGTTCTCCGAACCGCAGGCCGAGCTCACCGGTGTCGTCGACCTCACGACCATGGACTGGTGCCCCATCGAGCGCACCGGCGACGGGCTGCGCATCGCCGCCACCTGCACCATCGCCGAACTCGTGCACTATCCGCGCCGCGCCGAGTGGCCGGCCCAGCAGCTCTTCGGCGACTGCGCCAACGCGCTACTCGCCTCGTTCAAGATCTGGAACGTCGCCACCGTCGGAGGCAACATCTGCCGGTCGTTCGCGGCCGCGTCGATGGTGTCGCTTGCCGTCGCGCTCGACGGCGTGGCCGAGATCTGGACTCCTGACGGCCAGACCCGATGGGAACCCGTCGCGGATCTGGTCACCGGCAACGGGACCAACTCGCTGGCCCACGGCGAGGTGCTGCGGGCCCTGCACCTGCCCGAGCGGGCGCTGCGGTCCACCGCGGCACTGCGCACCATCGCGCTGGCAGAGTACGGACGCTCCGGTGCCGTCGTCAGCGGCCGCCGCGACGACGACGGGTCGGCGGTCTTCACCGTCACGGCTGCGACGCTCGCGCCCACCGTCTTTCGCTATCCGGAGCTGCCCGACGCCGAAGCTCTCCGGTCCGACGTCCTGGCCGCATCCGGTTACTACACCGACCCACTCGGGTCCGCGGATTGGCGCCGGGCCGTCAGCGCGGTGCTCGCTGTGGACATTCGCTCAGAAATTTCTTCTCGCCTGGAGGTGGACCATGCCGATTGAGACGGACCGAGCCGACGTCGCGCGCAAGGCCGTGCATCCCGTCGACGAGGTGTTGCCGATTCCCAAGCTCGCGGTTTACGGGATGCAGCACGTGCTGGCGTTCTATGCCGGCGCGGTGCTGGTTCCGATCATCGTCGCCGGCGCCCTGAAGCTGTCGCCCGAGCAGACGATCCACCTCATCAATGCCGACCTGTTCACGTGTGGCATCGCGACGATCATCCAGTCCGTCGGCTTCTGGAAAGTGGGCGTCAAACTCCCGTTGATCCAGGGGGTGACCTTCGCGGCGGTCAGCCCGATGATCGCGATCGGCACAGCCGGCGGCCTGTCAGGGGTTCCCGGTCTGCTGTCGGTGTACGGGTCGGTGATCGTCGCCGGGCTCTTCACCTTCTTCATGGCGCCGTACTTCTCGAAGCTGCTGCGCTTC encodes the following:
- a CDS encoding GNAT family N-acetyltransferase, which translates into the protein MTDHDKAAARREITDALQKALDRRHEVLDVIVEADNKAAAVDAIATLLGTSHAGGEQVMAMSFDLLTKDARKRIADELEDLNSQLSFTVKDRPASFGDNLSLRPFSGADDRDIFATRTADVGASGDGSGRAAGDLDDEIKAALGRVNAEEAVWFVAEEDGAKVGMVFGELVGGEVNVRIWVHPEYRHRGYGTAALRRSRSEMASYFPAVPMVVRAPGATPS
- a CDS encoding 3'(2'),5'-bisphosphate nucleotidase CysQ — its product is MGMADSERSDVTLAAEVAQEAGEFLLSVRDRLGSHDPYTLGAAGDRHANTLILDRLRTARPDDAILSEEAADDLVRLRSDRVWIVDPVDGTREFGRGRPDWAVHIALWQRDGTPHGSITDAAVALPAHGEVHRTDTVTGPPPRRPGPIRVATSTYRPPAIVWWLRDVLDMELVGIGSAGAKAMAVVRGDVDAYVHAGGQWEWDSAAPAGVVQAAGLFASRLDGSPLRYNRPDPYLPDFVMCRPEFADSLLEAVRQVSRGPS
- a CDS encoding MurR/RpiR family transcriptional regulator; this encodes MRADEPDSLEARIANCYASLSPQERRAADVLLAHAGDAGTYRASELATMADVSKATFSRLVRALEFSSFDAMREHLRALRRSGVPVAIERAPDVSAIISQDIANLHAMHALLDEAVVEAVAEKIATSRRVAVCGYRSSLAAATVLRLNLAQIRPDTWLAPSSGQSVAEDIADFDERDLVIAMSFRRHGRWAKELVDWARESRIPLALFADDQLRALAPRSTWWLECPNVSPGAFDSHAAVMSLVAVLSDRVLALTPDGAQRIDRVNSVHETLGAPPRATSRRTPGGT
- the uraH gene encoding hydroxyisourate hydrolase — its product is MTSPAKQTSLSTHVLDAARGKPAADLEVVLSRMNEQVATAHTDEDGRIRWDVPLNPGDYLLHFATGAWFASAGRETLYPAVDVHVTVGAGHTHVALLLSPFAYTTYRGS
- the uraD gene encoding 2-oxo-4-hydroxy-4-carboxy-5-ureidoimidazoline decarboxylase, with translation MDLQTFNSALPEEAEEVLRPCADIASWLSAVVAARPFATINELESTAARAAADWSVDNLDQALAQHPRIGERADGTSVESGLSRGEQPAMPDELATTMARANADYEAKFGRIFLIRAKGRSAADIYDALRYRLSLDREEEAAIAIGQLREIALLRLAERVTP
- the pucL gene encoding factor-independent urate hydroxylase, whose product is MGDIVLGSNQYGKAENRLVRIVRDTPVHRIIDLNVTSQLRGDFSACHYAGDNSHVVATDTQKNTVYAYAKEVGVKSPEDFLIALGRHFVGDFEWVTGGRWEAEEYAWERIVVDGKPHDHSFVRAGKFVRTTVVQMAGDTTWVVSGIKDCVVLKSTGSEFHGFPRDKYTTLVETDDRIMATSITAWWRYLSTDTDLDFNALHEAITEVVLATFAGVHSLALQQTLFEIGKAILEKFDVVAEVKLSCPNKHHFVVDLSPFGLENPNEVFYAADRPYGLIQATITREGADQVPEAWATIPGFC
- a CDS encoding FAD binding domain-containing protein; translated protein: MDLHTISRYRFARTRDDLRLADGESFVAGGTWTFSEPQAELTGVVDLTTMDWCPIERTGDGLRIAATCTIAELVHYPRRAEWPAQQLFGDCANALLASFKIWNVATVGGNICRSFAAASMVSLAVALDGVAEIWTPDGQTRWEPVADLVTGNGTNSLAHGEVLRALHLPERALRSTAALRTIALAEYGRSGAVVSGRRDDDGSAVFTVTAATLAPTVFRYPELPDAEALRSDVLAASGYYTDPLGSADWRRAVSAVLAVDIRSEISSRLEVDHAD